A DNA window from Impatiens glandulifera chromosome 7, dImpGla2.1, whole genome shotgun sequence contains the following coding sequences:
- the LOC124944769 gene encoding LRR receptor-like serine/threonine-protein kinase FEI 2 isoform X1, whose translation MEIIHVNLQWAVILGILLVSFITKESEAISPDGEALISLRATIGGSDGVLLQWRPEDPDPCNWKGVKCDPITKRVVSLSIPYHKLRGSISSDIGKLDNLEFLALHNNNFYGPIPPELANCTKLRSLYLQGNYFGGSIPSELGNLSTLENLDVSSNILSGAIPQTLGKLDKLATLNVSNNFLTGEIPSDGVLTKLTENSFLGNQGLCGKPISKPCKDSASGPLTQSQFPPAPNQNTKKKYSGLFISASATVGALLLVALMCFWGCFLYKKLGKNGKEESLVVNISGDASIVMFHGDLPYSSKDIIKKLETLGAEHIIGSGGFGTVYRLAMEDGKVFALKRIVKMNEVFDRFFERELEILGSIKHRYLVNLRGYCNSSTSKLLIYDFLPGGSLDEALHGERLEQLDWDTRLNIIMGAAKGLAYLHHDCSPRIIHRDIKSSNILLDANMEARVSDFGLAKLLEDEETHITTIVAGTFGYLAPEYMQSGRATEKSDVYSFGVLMLEIVSGKRPTDASFIEKGVNIVGWLNFLGTENREGEIVDSYCEGVQAGSFDSLLSVAVQCVSSVPDDRPSMQRVVQTLEAEIMTPCPSEFYDSSSE comes from the exons ATGGAAATTATTCATGTCAATCTGCAATGGGCAGTGATTCTTGGCATTCTTCTGGTCTCTTTTATTACGAAGGAATCGGAAGCTATCAGTCCTGATG GTGAAGCACTTATAAGTCTTAGAGCAACAATTGGTGGTTCGGACGGTGTCTTACTTCAATGGAGGCCAGAGGATCCAGACCCATGTAATTGGAAAGGAGTGAAATGTGATCCAATAACAAAGAGAGTTGTATCTTT GAGTATTCCTTACCATAAATTGAGAGGATCTATATCTTCAGATATTGGAAAGTTGGACAATTTAGAGTTTCT AGCGCTGCATAACAACAATTTTTATGGACCTATTCCTCCAGAGTTAGCTAATTGTACAAAACTGCGTTCTCT GTATTTGCAGGGAAACTACTTCGGTGGATCAATTCCAAGTGAACTAGGGAATCTTTCAACACTTGAAAATCT TGATGTTTCAAGTAACATTCTAAGTGGAGCCATCCCGCAAACCCTGGGAAAGTTAGACAAGCTTGCAACCCT AAAtgtttcaaacaattttctgaCAGGGGAAATACCGTCTGATGGAGTGCTCACAAAGTTGACAGAGAATTC GTTTCTCGGGAATCAAGGTTTGTGTGGGAAACCAATTAGTAAACCATGCAAAGATAGTGCTAGTGGACCTTTGACACAATCCCAGTTTCCTCCTG CTCCGAACCAAAACACAAAGAAAAAGTATTCTGGACTTTTTATAAGTGCATCAGCTACAGTTGGTGCTCTACTTTTGGTGGCGCTTATGTGCTTTTGGGGATGTTTTCTTTATAAGAAACTTGGTAAAAATGGCAAAGAAGAAAGCCTTGTTGTGAATATTAGTGGAG ATGCATCAATCGTCATGTTTCATGGAGATTTACCTTATTCTTCAAAGGATATCATTAAGAAACTGGAGACACTAGGTGCAGAGCATATAATTGGCTCTGGTGGCTTTGGTACAGTTTATAGACTTGCAATGGAGGATGGAAAAGTATTTGCCTTGAAAAGAATTGTTAAGATGAACGAGGTCTTTGATCGCTTCTTTGAGAGAGAGCTTGAGATTCTTGGAAGCATAAAACATCGCTACTTAGTGAACCTTCGAGGCTATTGCAATTCGTCTACATCAAAGCTATTAATTTACGACTTCTTACCTGGTGGTAGCCTAGATGAAGCCCTTCATGGTG AAAGATTGGAGCAATTGGATTGGGACACGAGGTTGAATATAATTATGGGAGCTGCAAAAGGTCTGGCTTACTTGCATCATGATTGTTCTCCACGAATTATACACCGTGATATAAAATCAAGCAACATTTTGCTTGATGCCAATATGGAAGCTCGGGTTTCTGATTTTGGATTAGCCAAATTATTGGAGGATGAGGAAACTCATATTACAACTATTGTAGCTGGAACTTTTGGTTATTTGGCTCCAG AATATATGCAGAGTGGTCGAGCGACAGAAAAATCTGATGTATATAGTTTCGGAGTTCTGATGCTTGAAATAGTAAGTGGAAAACGTCCCACAGATGCATCATTCATTGAGAAGGGTGTTAATATAGTTGGATGG TTGAATTTTTTAGGTACTGAAAATAgggagggggagattgttgaTTCATACTGCGAAGGGGTTCAAGCAGGAAGCTTCGATTCTCTGCTGTCAGTGGCAGTTCAGTGTGTGTCATCAGTGCCGGATGATCGTCCTTCAATGCAACGGGTGGTTCAAACACTTGAAGCCGAGATCATGACACCATGCCCTAGTGAATTCTACGATTCAAGCTCTGAATGA
- the LOC124944770 gene encoding spermidine-binding periplasmic protein SpuE-like, translating to MVVIFSSSSCLPDPSYCLSKSFTSAVTYPVSSPLLIRTPTLQLSPNLISHSTHRPLCFCSSSSPGESSERLKFTKDHFHSIRRIAASAVLFAGLGLHSLAAVASTQRSTVPVVGLSSVEEERIVQDDREMMKSEDVDSFENEEQKAAFEMWKSKVYALTVPLRIVSLRESVPPSWIKDFVQSQGKRLKFSLEYRGCLQDIFSEVSSSFDKKDIKPKSAAAADMITLGDSWLGYAISRGLVEPLHGIEEEGWFRGLSDKWKVYLCRNSEGNLSAEGKIWAVPYRWGSMVIMYKKNKFQEYNLAPIEDWEDLWRPELAGKISMVNCPREVIGAVLKSIDASYNTNNIDSHVPGGINAVQDKLALLAKQVRLFDSADYLKAFTVGDVWVAVGWSSDVIAAANRLKNVSVIVPKSGASLWADLWAIPAASKVAAETESLGGRVRGASPLIYQWMEFCLQPARRLPFERQVIPGGSPSSIENSSLQLKEEEEAGKLRLDTNLIAGVPPPHILARCEFLEPLSDSTMSDYQTLLARMHQQPCQSGLGFQQIVQNMFPKIGIFKAK from the exons ATGGTGGTCATCTTCTCCTCTTCCTCTTGCTTGCCCGATCCGTCTTACTGCCTATCAAAATCATTCACCTCAGCTGTAACGTACCCTGTCTCATCTCCCCTTCTCATTCGAACTCCCACTCTCCAATTATCACCCAATCTTATCTCCCACTCAACTCACCGCCCTCTCTGCTTCTGTTCATCTTCGTCGCCCGGAGAATCCAGTGAACGCCTCAAGTTCACTAAAGATCATTTTCATTCAATTCGACGGATCGCCGCCTCTGCCGTTCTATTCGCTGGTCTCGGACTTCATTCACTTGCCGCCGTTGCCTCCACTCAGCGTTCGACTGTTCCAGTTGTCGGACTTTCGTCTGTGGAAGAGGAGAGAATAGTTCAAG ATGACCGTGAAATGATGAAATCGGAGGATGTGGATAGTTTCGAAAATGAGGAACAAAAAGCTGCTTTTGAGATGTGGAAATCCAAAGTTTATGCTTTGACAGTTCCGTTGAGGATTGTTTCATTACGTGAATCGGTGCCTCCTTCTTGGATCAAG GATTTTGTGCAATCTCAAGGAAAAAGACTAAAATTCAGTTTGGAGTACCGTGGATGCCTCCAGGACATCTTTTCCGAAGTTTCTTCCTCTTTCGACAAAAAGGATATTAAACCTAAATCTGCGGCGGCGGCTGACATGATTACACTTGGCGATTCATGGCTCGGTTATGCTATTAGTAGAGGTTTAGTTGAGCCTCTCCATGGTATAGAAGAAGAAGGATGGTTTCGTGGTTTAAGTGATAAATGGAAG GTATATTTGTGCAGGAACAGTGAGGGCAACCTTTCTGCTGAAGGCAAAATATGGGCTGTGCCGTATCGATGGGGAAGCATGGTAATAATGTACAAGAAAAACAAGTTCCAAGAATATAATTTGGCACCCATAGAG GATTGGGAAGATTTATGGCGGCCTGAACTTGCTGGAAAGATTTCTATGGTGAATTGTCCCAGAGAAGTAATTGGTGCTGTCTTGAAGTCTATAGATGCATCGTACAACACAAACAACATCGATTCCCATGTACCTGGAGGGATTAATGCTGTGCAGGACAAGCTTGCTTTGCTTGCTAAGCAG GTTCGATTGTTCGACAGTGCTGACTACCTAAAGGCATTCACAGTGGGAGATGTATGGGTGGCAGTGGGGTGGAGTAGTGATGTTATTGCAGCTGCCAACCGACTCAAAAATGTTTCGGTTATTGTTCCAAAGTCTGGTGCTAGCCTGTGGGCTGATCTATGG GCAATTCCGGCAGCCTCAAAAGTAGCAGCAGAAACAGAGAGCTTAGGTGGGCGAGTTCGTGGGGCATCACCTCTAATCTATCAATGGATGGAGTTCTGTTTGCAGCCAGCTAGACGGTTACCATTCGAGCGACAAGTAATTCCAGGCGGGTCTCCCTCTTCCATAGAAAACTCTTCACTTCAactaaaagaagaagaagaagccgGAAAACTGAGGCTAGACACGAATCTCATTGCTGGTGTGCCTCCGCCTCACATTTTGGCTCGGTGTGAATTCCTGGAACCTCTTTCCGATTCCACAATGTCCGATTATCAGACTTTGTTAGCCAGAATGCACCAACAACCATGTCAAAGTGGATTAGGGTTCCAACAAATTGTTCAGAACATGTTCCCCAAAATAGGGATCTTTAAGGCAAAATGA
- the LOC124944771 gene encoding SH3 domain-containing protein 2-like isoform X2, with product MEAFKRQASKLREQVAKQQQALMRQLGRLGEEPDLVDEFEDEYHQRLLKLHNSTTTAKHFQKDIVRGLEGYISIGKKQMEIAKRLAEDCCRHGIENQNSVSALARAAQQFGISHKEMESERQTMLGVLGDQVCEPLRKLIAGAPLEDARHLAYRYEKLCQEMEAQASEVLRRRSKYGDPSAPAEYAIKLQNSENKLNELKSSVKALGKEAITAMLSVEDHQQTVTSQKLKTMVDAEKSYHLNIIAALDNLHAKMMLENQQNVTEKQGLHVSVSLNGGGGTHKDNLDHDNYFVAKVLHGFDTQTAGELSLSKEDYVVVRQVAPTGWSEGECNGRVGWFPSAYVERIDNAQEGTVMKENT from the exons ATGGAGGCCTTTAAAAGGCAAGCGAGCAAGCTCAGAGAACAAGTTGCTAAACAGCAGCAG GCGCTTATGAGACAATTAGGACGTCTAGGGGAGGAGCCTGATCTAGTAGATGAATTTGAAGATGAATATCATCAACGTCTTCTAAAGTTACACAATTCAACTACAACCGCCAAG CATTTTCAGAAAGATATTGTTCGTGGTCTAGAGGGCTATATATCAATTGGAAAAAAACAAATGGAGATTG CAAAAAGGTTGGCTGAAGATTGCTGCAGACATGGCATTGAGAATCAGAATTCTGTATCTGCTCTTGCAAGGGCTGCTCAACAATTTGGCATATCACACAAAGAAATGGAAAGCGAGCGACAAACAATGCTTGGCGTACTTGGTGATCAG GTTTGTGAACCACTGCGCAAATTAATAGCAGGGGCGCCTTTGGAGGATGCTCGCCATTTGGCTTATCGCTATGAAAAACTTTGTCAGGAGATGGAAGCTCAG GCTTCAGAAGTACTAAGGCGACGATCAAAGTATGGAGATCCTTCTGCTCCAGCAGAGTATGCAATTAAGCTTCAAAACTCTGAAAACAAATTGAATGAACTGAAATCATCGGTAAAGGCTCTTGGTAAGGAAGCAATTACTGCTATGTTGTCCGTGGAGGATCATCAGCAGACAGTTACTTCCCAGAAGCTCAAAACAATG GTTGATGCTGAGAAATCTTATCATCTGAACATTATTGCTGCTTTAGATAATCTTCATGCTAAG ATGATGCTGGAGAATCAACAGAATGTGACGGAAAAGCAAGGTCTTCATGTTTCTGTTAGTTTGAATGGTGGTGGTGGTACCCATAAGGACAACCTAGATCATGACAACTACTTTGTTGCAAAA GTTTTACATGGATTTGATACTCAAACTGCGGGCGAGTTGAGCCTTTCAAAAGAGGACTATGTTGTAGTTCGCCAG GTAGCTCCAACTGGATGGTCTGAAGGGGAGTGTAATGGAAGAGTGGGATGGTTTCCATCTGCATATGTAGAGAGAATAGATAATGCTCAAGAAGGAACAGTAATGAAGGAAAACACTTAA
- the LOC124944771 gene encoding SH3 domain-containing protein 3-like isoform X1, with translation MIDQLFSLHQINHLSISIYMFVFAVVSSRRNRTGTVTMEAFKRQASKLREQVAKQQQALMRQLGRLGEEPDLVDEFEDEYHQRLLKLHNSTTTAKHFQKDIVRGLEGYISIGKKQMEIAKRLAEDCCRHGIENQNSVSALARAAQQFGISHKEMESERQTMLGVLGDQVCEPLRKLIAGAPLEDARHLAYRYEKLCQEMEAQASEVLRRRSKYGDPSAPAEYAIKLQNSENKLNELKSSVKALGKEAITAMLSVEDHQQTVTSQKLKTMVDAEKSYHLNIIAALDNLHAKMMLENQQNVTEKQGLHVSVSLNGGGGTHKDNLDHDNYFVAKVLHGFDTQTAGELSLSKEDYVVVRQVAPTGWSEGECNGRVGWFPSAYVERIDNAQEGTVMKENT, from the exons ATGATCGATCAGCTATTCTCTCTTCACCAGATTAATCATCTATCTATCTCTAtctatatgtttgtgtttgctGTTGTTTCTTCGAGACGGAATAGGACAGGAACTGTCACCATGGAGGCCTTTAAAAGGCAAGCGAGCAAGCTCAGAGAACAAGTTGCTAAACAGCAGCAG GCGCTTATGAGACAATTAGGACGTCTAGGGGAGGAGCCTGATCTAGTAGATGAATTTGAAGATGAATATCATCAACGTCTTCTAAAGTTACACAATTCAACTACAACCGCCAAG CATTTTCAGAAAGATATTGTTCGTGGTCTAGAGGGCTATATATCAATTGGAAAAAAACAAATGGAGATTG CAAAAAGGTTGGCTGAAGATTGCTGCAGACATGGCATTGAGAATCAGAATTCTGTATCTGCTCTTGCAAGGGCTGCTCAACAATTTGGCATATCACACAAAGAAATGGAAAGCGAGCGACAAACAATGCTTGGCGTACTTGGTGATCAG GTTTGTGAACCACTGCGCAAATTAATAGCAGGGGCGCCTTTGGAGGATGCTCGCCATTTGGCTTATCGCTATGAAAAACTTTGTCAGGAGATGGAAGCTCAG GCTTCAGAAGTACTAAGGCGACGATCAAAGTATGGAGATCCTTCTGCTCCAGCAGAGTATGCAATTAAGCTTCAAAACTCTGAAAACAAATTGAATGAACTGAAATCATCGGTAAAGGCTCTTGGTAAGGAAGCAATTACTGCTATGTTGTCCGTGGAGGATCATCAGCAGACAGTTACTTCCCAGAAGCTCAAAACAATG GTTGATGCTGAGAAATCTTATCATCTGAACATTATTGCTGCTTTAGATAATCTTCATGCTAAG ATGATGCTGGAGAATCAACAGAATGTGACGGAAAAGCAAGGTCTTCATGTTTCTGTTAGTTTGAATGGTGGTGGTGGTACCCATAAGGACAACCTAGATCATGACAACTACTTTGTTGCAAAA GTTTTACATGGATTTGATACTCAAACTGCGGGCGAGTTGAGCCTTTCAAAAGAGGACTATGTTGTAGTTCGCCAG GTAGCTCCAACTGGATGGTCTGAAGGGGAGTGTAATGGAAGAGTGGGATGGTTTCCATCTGCATATGTAGAGAGAATAGATAATGCTCAAGAAGGAACAGTAATGAAGGAAAACACTTAA
- the LOC124944784 gene encoding aspartic proteinase CDR1-like — MATQVIALIVAILCISKTNYALAGAGGFETELIHRDSPLSPTYDPSATDDDRLKAALNRTVSRRNLISESISGSHSQFRSRLMYYHYEFLMKIQVGTPPVTIYPILDTGSDIIWAKCLPCTNCSSTSRHNYNPVKSSSYRIINCNSTTCKTQGTQCASRLNKDAAAAGGGGSSSVKDSCLFYAAYGDGSITKGNMVSETIGLGSNKLDGITFGCGHDLQGVFPGSGIVGLGTGPNSLIKQMGKSIGGRFSYCLPSAFGDNLSPSKISFGDKAIMSGPEVVTTPIIPMEPYTYYYFNIKGFTGANGKNIKMQESDIEMQESEMEGNIIIDSGTTLTYLPKEVYEEIEQSYRKAIQAKPVRDPLDSLKLCYKSKVEIPSIKVHLGSGSELNLSSKNTFIPSGEGVVCLAALPAKSIAIYGNIWQQNMHVGYDIEKKLLSFKHGCNKY; from the coding sequence atggctACTCAAGTGATTGCTTTGATAGTGGCGATCCTCTGTATCTCGAAAACCAATTATGCCCTCGCCGGCGCCGGAGGTTTCGAGACGGAGCTCATCCACCGTGACTCTCCTCTATCTCCGACCTACGACCCATCCGCCACCGATGACGACCGCCTGAAAGCAGCTCTAAACCGCACGGTCTCACGACGGAACCTCATTAGCGAGTCCATATCTGGAAGCCACTCCCAATTCAGATCGCGTCTCATGTATTACCATTACGAGTTCTTGATGAAGATCCAAGTGGGAACCCCGCCGGTCACCATATACCCAATTCTCGACACCGGAAGCGACATTATTTGGGCAAAATGTTTGCCCTGCACCAATTGTTCATCCACAAGCCGACATAACTATAATCCGGTTAAATCCTCTTCTTATCGAATCATTAATTGCAACTCCACAACTTGTAAAACTCAAGGCACCCAATGTGCATCACGCCTTAATAAAGACGCCGCCGCCGCTGGCGGCGGTGGTTCATCGAGTGTCAAAGACTCGTGCCTATTCTACGCCGCCTACGGAGACGGGTCAATCACGAAAGGAAATATGGTCAGTGAAACGATAGGACTCGGATCGAATAAGCTAGATGGAATAACTTTCGGTTGTGGACATGACCTACAAGGGGTGTTTCCTGGATCGGGTATAGTCGGGTTAGGAACCGGGCCAAATTCATTGATCAAGCAAATGGGGAAATCCATCGGGGGTCGGTTCTCTTATTGCCTACCGTCCGCATTTGGAGACAATCTAAGCCCGAGTAAGATAAGTTTCGGTGACAAAGCAATTATGTCGGGTCCCGAAGTTGTAACTACGCCGATTATACCAATGGAACCCTACACATATTACTACTTCAACATAAAGGGTTTCACGGGTGCAAAtggaaaaaatatcaaaatgcaAGAAAGTGATATCGAAATGCAAGAAAGTGAAATGGAAGGTAACATCATAATCGATTCGGGTACGACTTTAACCTACTTGCCCAAAGAGGTTTACGAAGAAATAGAACAAAGTTATAGGAAAGCAATTCAAGCAAAGCCGGTTAGAGATCCATTGGATAGTTTGAAGCTTTGTTATAAGTCTAAAGTGGAAATCCCGAGTATCAAGGTCCACTTAGGGAGTGGGTCGGAGTTGAATTTGTCGTCGAAGAACACGTTTATTCCTTCGGGTGAAGGCGTGGTGTGCCTCGCTGCGCTACCGGCTAAGTCTATTGCCATCTATGGGAATATTTGGCAACAAAATATGCATGTTGGTTATGATAttgaaaaaaaacttttatcttTCAAACATGGATGCAATAAGTACTAA